TCATTGTATGGGTTAAAACAATCCGGACGCATGTGGTACAATAGACTAAGTGAATATTTACTTAAAGAAGGCTATGAGAATAATCCTATTTGTCCTTGTgtttttattagaaaaataatatCCGGATTTGTAataattgttgtttatgttgatgatttaaatATCATTGGGACTAATAAAGAAATCAGAGAAGCaagaaattatttaaagaaagaatttgaaatgaaagatTTGGGAAAAACCAGATTCTGCCTTGGTTTACAGATTGAGTATACTAAAAATGGTATATTAGTACACCATCACATTATACAAAAAGGGTATTGAGAAGGTTCAACATGGACAAGGCAAATCCTTTGAGTAGTCCAATGATGGGTAGAACTCTTAATATTGAAAAGGATCCTTTTAGGCCTAAGGAAACTAACGAAGAGGATCTTGGCACAGAAGTTCCATACCTCAGTGCCATTGGGGCACTCATGTACCTTGCTAACTATACAAGACCCGATATAACTTTTGCAGTGAATTTACTAGCAAGATTTAGTTCATGCCCTACTAAAAGACATTGGAAAGGAATAAAGCATATATTTCGATATCTTCGAGGTACATCTGATCttggtttattttattctaacaatacaaaaccagttTTGCTTGGTTATGCAGATGCAGGATATTTGTCAGACCCACATAATGCTAAATCACAAACTGGATATATATTCACATATGGCAACACTGCAATATCATGGAGATCTCAAAAGCAAACTCTTGtagcaacttcttcaaatcatacATAAGTAATTGCCCTTCATGAAGGAAGCAAAGAGTGTAAATGGTTACGATCGGTAACTCGACATATCCAAGGAGCGTCTAGTTTACCAATTGATAATAATCCAACAATTTTGTATGAAAACAATGCGGCATGTGTTACCCAGATTAAAGAAGGTTACATAAAAAGTGACAGAACCAAGCATATCCCTCCGAAGTTTTTCTCATTCACAcaagaattggaaagaaacaaagAGGTTGATATTCAGTATATTCGTTCAAGTGATAACGTGGTAGATCTCTTTACAAAGGCACTTCCTACATCAATTTTCAAGAAGCATGTACAAAATATTGGAATGCGTCACCTTCGAGATCTTTAAAAAGGACTTATATGCGTTCTGTTGAGGGGGAGCATaatgttgtactctttttccctTATTAAGGTTTTTATCCCAATGGGTTTTTCCtaataaggtttttaacgagacaACTTATGTTTCCATAGGATCCGTCTCAACAAAACTTCAATGGAGCACTGCGGCAAATATTTCAAAAAGGGGGAGTGTTATAATAATGAGTAATCATTATTACTACTATTTTGAAATACCAATGAATAGTTTTCAAACTTGGCACAGTAACAAGCACAACAAATGATGAGATCTCAACACTATAAATACCACTTCGTGGTATATGTAAATGACACACCAATCGTTTTACGAGAAATTATATACTACCAGTTTCTTTTATCTCTTTGTATTCAGTATTCTAAACAAAAACTAAGTAATTAATTTGGCAATTGAATCCTTCAACTAACATATGTTATGTTGTGACCAGCGCTAAAATAAGTTACCATATCTACTTTCACAACATTTTCTAGATATTTTAACAGGAACATTTACAACATGTGAAAAACATTTGCTAGTATTTCACGGGATTATGGGAGACGTAGTAGATTATGGTTGTAGTTCAAAACAAAAGCTTAATAGGCAATAGATTATGACAAGTCAAAACGAGATGGAATGAATGTAGAAACGAGCTAAAGAGTTACGACAAGACGAAAAGGTTAATGCTGAAGAAATGCATGTAGACATCAAGTCAAAACGAgttgaaattaatttaaaaatttttgCAACCTCCTCTCAGGCGACCATCACTGCAACATGCACAACATTGGAGCAAACCTCTCCTTATGGAGTTAAAATTGAGTTATTGTTGTCGTGATAGTATTATAGAAGTATTGTCATGCATTACCACCATGTAGTTATTTTCCTTGGTTGATTCTTTCGGTTTTTGCACGCCCATGAGAGCATTCAAATGTACCGTGACATCTACATAATGATTGAAAAAGGTGATGCATCTACAGAATATAATATAGGAAACTGCATAACCAAAATGAAACAACTACTGCACTTCATAGTCCCACAAAggaattcttgcatggacacggacataaatccatatttttaggcacaaccaataagaagagagtaatttttaatttatttttattttaattttgtttttaattggattcatggggtggttgaaattatgaaggagagagaaaatttttaatttattttttaattaattaaaattatctgattggttgtgtgtaaaacaatttcttaggtccgtgtccacctaagaattttccaATCCCACATTGGTTGATATAGAATTAGAattatttataaacaaattaaacaTTGGGCTTGTGAATTGAAATTAGTGTCTTAGTAAGTGGGCTGCTCTTGTATCAAAACCAATCTAAGGCCCAGttgtaatattttgatatttaaaaaaataatttctaaaaaatattaataaaaataattaaagagaaaacgtagaaaataaataaatacaaaaaagtaaaaagattgacataaaaaaagaaaaaatatatataatctataaaaaaattagGAATTCCAACCCaactttaaaaattttaataaaaaataaaataaaaatccagtTGGATTGCCAGAGAATTAAGGTATTACGAAGGGAGTTTCAAAAAAATCTTTTACAAAGGGCTGAAGCGTGAATCTCGCTGTAAAAGGGCTGAAGCGTGAATCTCCCTAATATTACAGGGGggatttgtatatttaacccttgttaaaaatatctataaaaaaaatataacaacacACTGCTATCACCTTTAAATCAATCatccaaattttttattaaaatgctgCTAATTTATAAATTTGTGTTGTAAATTAAGAAAATGCTGCTAACTTGTGACTTTTTTCATGTATATTATTTGTAAATTTGTGTTGTAAATTAAGAAAATAGTCATCATTCAATAATAATCAAGCTCCGTGAAGGAGATACAAATGTTGtaaattgagaaaataatcatTGTTCCATAATAATCAGGCTTCTTAGAGGAGATAAAAATGTTGTGAAATTTGAAGCTTCAACCACTTGTCTATACCATTGTTCCTCCTTTTACAATGATAGAAACACCCTTATTTTCTTCTTTGTCCAttttaaatcatatatatatatatatatatatatatatatatatatatatatatatatatatatatatatatatatatatatatatatatatatatatatatatatatatatatatatatatatatatatatatatatatatatatatatatatatatatatatatatatatatatatatatatgtttgtgtgGCTATGCGGTAACATCCTAGATGTTTCAAagaataacaattaaataaaagatGAATAATGAATCATAGTATATTGGTAAAACCATCATAACAATTCATAAACTCCATACCATTATAAAGGTATGAGAATTGTAGACAAAGCTTTGCCAGAGGTTGAACAACTTCAATCCGCAGTTTTGATTCTAGAAAAAGCGTTGACATTGGTTGAGCACAAATCACTAGTGTTTAAGACTGGGCTTGTGGCTGGCCCACCGTCGGGCACGACTCAATCCAGGTCCTCATCGAGGATGGCCTAACACATTAGGCCAATCTGTTAGGGCTAGTAGAGAACACGTTCCCCTCGTGTTCCTCACCCGAGGACAAATCATCAACTGCCTTCCCATATTTCGCGCGTCTAGCGAAACGGTTTTGCATTTTGTAACGGATAAATCCACCCACACCTCAGGAAACCACAGAGCAATTGATCTAGGATGATGAGCACGTGCTGCTCATCCTCATTTTCATGTGGAAATCCTAGCAGTTATCCTTTATGGGCTTGGACTTTCAGCCCATAATGGAGACCGTTGGCCTGGCGTTGTGGACTCACGATAAATACACTCTTATACACGAGGGTTTGGCATTCCATTCAAAACCTCACTACCTCTCCATTAATACTTACTTGAGCATCAGAGTGTTTGCAGGTAAAACCCCTCCTCCGTTGGACCATCAAGCCTACAGACGTTTTGTTGGCCATCACTCTTCTGATCACCGGTAAGATAACAACACTTTAGATCCTTAATAACAACCCAGAGGTTTGTGTTTTCTTCAATCATCGTCCAAATTTTGATtgcattttattcatttttgttatgcttcttttattctttttgggGTTCAAATGTTTTTTTTCAAAGATTCTAACTCTGGGTCTTCTATATGATGTGAGTCACTTAATGAAATAATTTGGGATTTTGCAAGAAGCCCAAATGAAAATTTTTGTTTGGATTTCAAAGTTTCAATTTTTATAGGTTTTTCTTCAAACCTGGCAAAAAGGTGTTTTTCTTGTTCGTGTACGTTTTTGTAATCAGTGTTTTTCTTTCAGTTTTTACGAACTTGAATGTTAATTGTGTATTGGATATT
The Vicia villosa cultivar HV-30 ecotype Madison, WI linkage group LG6, Vvil1.0, whole genome shotgun sequence genome window above contains:
- the LOC131614976 gene encoding secreted RxLR effector protein 161-like, encoding MDKANPLSSPMMGRTLNIEKDPFRPKETNEEDLGTEVPYLSAIGALMYLANYTRPDITFAVNLLARFSSCPTKRHWKGIKHIFRYLRGTSDLGLFYSNNTKPVLLGYADAGYLSDPHNAKSQTGYIFTYGNTAISWRSQKQTLVATSSNHT